One segment of bacterium BMS3Abin08 DNA contains the following:
- a CDS encoding thiol:disulfide interchange protein precursor has translation MKDISYSISFLAGLLSFLSPCVLPLVPSYVSFITGISFEDLTSAPDRARIRFLTLTNSLAFVVGFSMLFIALGASSSAIGGILYQYEDTIRIAGGVLIIVFGLFVSGFLKIGFLTREKKLHISGKPSGYLGSTAVGMTFAAGWTPCIGPILGSILLYAGSKGSPVYGVKLLSVYSLGLAIPFLLSSLAFNSFLSYSKRIRKYMKVIMIISGLLLIIFGILLLTNMVSLLSTYFPDFGIDI, from the coding sequence ATTACTGTCCTTTCTGTCTCCCTGTGTTTTGCCGCTTGTGCCCTCCTACGTATCCTTTATCACAGGGATTTCTTTCGAGGATCTGACCTCTGCCCCGGATAGGGCAAGAATCAGGTTTCTGACCCTGACGAATTCTCTGGCCTTTGTTGTTGGTTTTTCCATGCTGTTTATCGCCCTTGGCGCTTCCTCCTCTGCCATAGGGGGCATACTCTATCAGTATGAGGATACTATAAGGATTGCCGGAGGTGTCCTGATTATTGTTTTTGGACTCTTTGTGTCGGGCTTTTTGAAGATAGGGTTTTTGACGAGGGAGAAAAAACTGCATATCAGCGGTAAACCGTCCGGGTATCTTGGATCAACAGCCGTGGGAATGACCTTTGCTGCCGGATGGACTCCGTGTATAGGGCCAATACTTGGCAGCATACTCCTGTATGCCGGGAGTAAGGGATCTCCAGTATATGGTGTAAAATTGCTTTCAGTATATTCCCTTGGACTTGCCATCCCTTTTCTTCTGTCATCCCTTGCATTTAACAGCTTCTTGAGTTATTCCAAAAGGATACGGAAATACATGAAGGTTATAATGATAATCAGCGGGTTGCTCCTGATTATATTCGGCATTCTGCTTCTCACAAATATGGTAAGTCTGCTTTCCACCTATTTCCCTGACTTCGGGATCGATATTTAA